A stretch of the Neptunomonas phycophila genome encodes the following:
- a CDS encoding PA3496 family putative envelope integrity protein, which yields MTTKIRVEKLSSDDIDDWSDFYSDDEESSKGRKRIGFNGKKRRLIEDTLEERRLMSQISDDLEQLDY from the coding sequence ATGACTACTAAGATTCGTGTTGAAAAGCTATCCAGCGACGATATTGATGACTGGAGCGACTTCTACTCCGATGATGAAGAATCAAGCAAGGGTAGAAAAAGGATAGGGTTCAACGGTAAGAAGCGCCGCCTAATTGAAGACACTCTCGAAGAGCGACGCCTGATGAGCCAAATTAGTGACGATCTTGAACAACTGGATTATTAA
- a CDS encoding PA3496 family putative envelope integrity protein: MAGKQHNDDYLDDADILDGDDDIDLGFISSQKNTRRGVRKNIEEMLEARELRRSMQDIFDDDF, encoded by the coding sequence ATGGCTGGAAAACAACACAATGATGACTACCTAGACGATGCGGACATCCTAGACGGTGATGATGACATCGATCTTGGCTTTATTAGCTCTCAAAAAAACACTCGGCGCGGTGTGAGAAAAAACATAGAGGAAATGCTAGAAGCACGCGAGCTTCGAAGAAGTATGCAAGACATATTTGATGATGATTTTTAA
- a CDS encoding GNAT family N-acetyltransferase — MSTKYLKRFFQPRSIAVFGASERKGSMGGIVLQNLLDSGFPGGLFAINPEEYQSVFGVRCYRALTDLPEMPDLAIICAPPESVADIVRQLGSHRVKAAMVLTGGLSISGNPRVSNLGEDVKEAAKPYGIRILGPECMGLLVPGSKMNASYSHVNIQKGKVAYIGQSGLLGTAMIDWANGQEIGFSHFMTLGHGVDVDLPAVIDYVSKDPYTHAILLQLDRISGSARRFLSALRAASRNKLVLVLKSDIIFEEANKPPLAPGIPDEDRIYDAALRRAGAVRVETSDELFHALETLTRMKPLRGERLAIVCNGMGPNALATDRLLKRGGLLAPLSEDTVTKLNALLPYEWNGKNPLDINTDATPERFAAVIAILVKDASVDSVLCIHAPTRLAPSLETAQEVVKVARKSMRNILTCWMGRATAIAARNHCNSVNVATFITPEEAIDAFMHMVDYHRNQVTMRQTPPTYVEQNSQNHQKAVGLLENAKAQNRDFLTHSEVCALLELYDIPVQNSYYADDINGVIALARELGGSVAVKALHVENVYPFNYDENSRQRWHDLAQDIYSISEVRHATTKLAYRMSERFSESELFGFCVQQMKRGFQSLQINVGITRDPTYGPLIVFGAGGYAVDVLADRHVMLPPMNMSLALELVKSSRVYRIINERSYQPERDVEQLCELIIKLSEMVVDLPELKCLEINPLLLNKLGILAVDASVSLGEPSRLSISPYPGNLEEPITLKRSGRPAVVRPIRAEDEPEHLLFYNQLSPESIRMRYFYSRGIPTHQELATWTQIDYDREMAFIVSAPRLDGKGPETLGVVRAVTDADNIRSEFSVVIRDDLQGEGLGRILMSKVIKYCKERGTLLLEGSTLPANKGMQGLAAKLGFTNVFNAEDEVVEMRMMLNEPTEEWQITRLHQ; from the coding sequence GTGAGTACTAAGTACCTAAAGCGCTTTTTCCAACCCCGTTCAATTGCTGTTTTTGGCGCTTCAGAACGTAAAGGAAGTATGGGTGGTATAGTCTTGCAGAATCTTCTCGACAGTGGTTTTCCCGGAGGGTTGTTCGCTATTAACCCTGAGGAGTATCAGTCTGTATTTGGTGTGCGTTGCTATCGCGCCTTAACTGATCTTCCTGAAATGCCAGATCTGGCTATTATTTGTGCTCCGCCAGAATCTGTGGCCGATATCGTCCGCCAATTGGGTAGTCATCGTGTTAAAGCGGCTATGGTACTTACCGGGGGGTTATCAATATCGGGTAATCCGCGCGTATCGAATTTGGGTGAGGACGTTAAAGAAGCCGCAAAACCTTATGGAATACGTATCTTGGGGCCCGAGTGTATGGGGCTTTTGGTTCCTGGTTCAAAAATGAACGCCAGCTACTCTCACGTTAATATCCAAAAAGGTAAGGTTGCTTACATAGGTCAGTCGGGGTTGCTAGGTACGGCAATGATAGATTGGGCTAATGGGCAAGAAATTGGCTTTTCACACTTTATGACATTGGGTCATGGGGTGGATGTAGATCTTCCTGCTGTCATTGATTATGTCTCTAAAGACCCATATACCCATGCCATTCTTTTGCAGTTAGATCGTATTTCTGGTTCGGCTCGTCGCTTTTTGTCGGCTTTGCGTGCGGCTTCAAGAAATAAACTCGTGCTCGTTTTGAAGTCCGATATTATTTTTGAAGAGGCTAATAAACCCCCTTTAGCCCCAGGTATTCCCGATGAAGATCGAATTTATGATGCGGCCTTGCGCCGAGCGGGCGCTGTACGGGTAGAAACTTCGGATGAGTTATTTCACGCGCTTGAAACCCTGACGCGTATGAAACCATTACGAGGGGAGCGGTTAGCGATTGTCTGCAACGGCATGGGGCCAAATGCATTAGCCACAGACCGTTTATTAAAGCGGGGAGGGTTGCTTGCGCCATTATCTGAGGACACGGTCACTAAATTAAATGCATTGCTCCCTTATGAATGGAATGGCAAAAACCCACTCGACATAAACACGGATGCAACCCCTGAGCGCTTTGCTGCAGTAATCGCTATTTTAGTAAAAGATGCATCAGTCGATTCGGTGCTATGTATTCATGCACCCACACGTCTAGCGCCTAGTTTGGAAACAGCGCAGGAAGTGGTAAAGGTCGCTCGTAAATCCATGCGTAATATTTTAACTTGCTGGATGGGGCGAGCTACCGCTATTGCAGCTCGTAACCATTGTAATTCGGTTAATGTAGCAACATTTATTACGCCTGAAGAAGCCATTGATGCTTTTATGCACATGGTTGATTATCACCGTAACCAAGTTACTATGCGCCAAACACCACCTACTTATGTTGAGCAAAACTCTCAAAATCATCAAAAAGCCGTTGGTTTGTTGGAGAATGCTAAGGCGCAAAATAGAGATTTCTTAACCCACTCCGAAGTGTGTGCTTTATTAGAACTGTACGATATACCGGTACAGAATAGCTACTACGCTGATGATATCAATGGCGTTATAGCGCTGGCGCGTGAATTAGGAGGCTCTGTCGCGGTTAAAGCACTGCACGTTGAAAATGTTTATCCATTTAATTACGACGAAAACAGCCGACAGCGATGGCATGACCTCGCGCAAGATATTTACTCCATCAGTGAGGTAAGGCATGCCACCACTAAGCTTGCGTACCGTATGAGTGAGCGCTTTAGCGAAAGTGAGCTGTTTGGCTTTTGTGTGCAACAGATGAAACGAGGCTTTCAATCTTTACAAATCAATGTGGGCATAACACGAGACCCAACCTATGGGCCGTTGATTGTATTTGGTGCAGGCGGCTATGCGGTCGATGTGCTAGCTGATCGACATGTTATGTTGCCTCCAATGAATATGTCTCTAGCGCTGGAGCTCGTTAAAAGCTCACGCGTTTACCGCATTATCAATGAGCGCAGTTATCAACCTGAGCGTGATGTAGAGCAGTTATGTGAATTGATTATCAAACTGTCAGAAATGGTCGTCGATCTTCCCGAATTAAAATGCTTAGAAATTAACCCACTGCTACTCAACAAGCTCGGAATATTGGCGGTTGATGCATCCGTGTCGCTGGGAGAGCCTTCACGCTTATCTATATCGCCTTACCCCGGTAATTTAGAAGAACCAATTACCCTTAAACGCTCAGGAAGACCTGCTGTTGTTAGACCTATACGGGCAGAAGATGAGCCTGAGCATCTCCTTTTTTACAACCAGCTCAGCCCCGAATCTATCCGCATGCGCTATTTTTATAGCCGCGGTATACCTACACACCAAGAATTAGCTACTTGGACTCAAATAGATTACGACCGTGAAATGGCATTTATTGTTTCGGCTCCTCGTTTAGATGGAAAAGGCCCCGAAACCTTGGGAGTTGTTAGGGCGGTGACCGATGCCGATAATATCCGAAGTGAGTTTTCAGTGGTTATACGTGATGACCTGCAAGGGGAGGGGTTAGGGAGAATCCTAATGTCTAAAGTCATCAAGTACTGTAAAGAGCGAGGCACGCTTTTGCTTGAAGGCTCTACATTGCCAGCCAATAAAGGAATGCAAGGTTTAGCTGCCAAGCTTGGTTTTACCAATGTTTTTAATGCCGAAGATGAAGTCGTAGAAATGAGGATGATGCTAAATGAACCAACAGAAGAGTGGCAGATAACGCGTTTACATCAATAG
- a CDS encoding ArsR/SmtB family transcription factor: MKSNAAQAAKLMKALGNESRLLILCHLDNKELSVTELNNQVDLSQSALSQHLAILRNDGLVQTRRESQTIYYSLAGDKAKRIIHTLHEMFCPNL; this comes from the coding sequence ATGAAAAGCAACGCGGCGCAAGCGGCCAAACTCATGAAAGCCCTTGGCAACGAAAGCCGGTTATTGATCTTATGCCATCTCGATAATAAAGAACTATCGGTTACCGAACTTAACAACCAAGTCGACTTAAGCCAATCAGCCCTATCTCAACATTTAGCCATTCTTCGCAATGATGGCCTAGTACAGACACGGCGAGAGTCGCAAACCATTTACTATTCGCTAGCAGGTGACAAGGCAAAGCGTATTATCCATACACTGCACGAAATGTTTTGCCCTAACTTGTAA
- a CDS encoding universal stress protein → MRKLLVLIDPTQWIDGVFPDYYLNKVTTLSLQLDALVELYAVGYSGSLHNAYRFDREAEKQAIQGYVKGLEKQLVEISQVLLSRGVSVGYDVDWHKDYAATITAKANHFSPDLIVAPFNLHKGSYVLNQGQWKLVAEVEQPLLVIKESAWGSHPRILAAIDPFHPGSRSELLELKIIEVFKKISQALVAEQHVLHAFTTIPQATIFNEHVTLNFQKLQEGITQQHKEALAELFEAQALHDAIPHLEQGEFHEEIEDLCQSALIDVIVMGSVSRGITDRLLIGSSVERIMDSVDADLLLINDK, encoded by the coding sequence ATGAGAAAATTACTAGTTTTGATCGATCCAACGCAATGGATTGATGGTGTATTTCCCGATTACTATCTCAATAAAGTTACCACATTATCACTTCAGCTAGATGCATTAGTTGAGTTGTACGCGGTTGGCTATAGTGGGTCGCTTCATAATGCTTATCGTTTTGATCGTGAAGCAGAAAAACAAGCGATTCAAGGCTATGTAAAGGGGCTTGAGAAACAACTAGTTGAAATATCACAAGTGCTGCTGTCCCGAGGTGTTTCTGTTGGATATGATGTGGATTGGCACAAAGATTACGCGGCAACGATCACAGCTAAAGCTAATCATTTCTCGCCTGATTTGATTGTGGCACCTTTTAATTTGCACAAAGGAAGTTACGTACTCAATCAAGGTCAGTGGAAATTGGTGGCGGAAGTAGAGCAACCCTTGTTAGTGATTAAAGAGTCAGCTTGGGGCAGCCATCCACGTATTCTTGCGGCGATCGACCCGTTCCATCCAGGTAGCCGTTCAGAGTTACTTGAGTTAAAAATTATCGAGGTTTTTAAAAAAATTAGCCAAGCGCTCGTTGCTGAGCAACACGTGCTGCATGCGTTTACGACAATTCCTCAAGCCACTATTTTTAATGAACACGTGACCCTGAATTTTCAAAAGTTACAAGAAGGTATTACCCAGCAGCACAAAGAGGCTCTAGCCGAGTTATTCGAAGCTCAAGCATTGCATGATGCCATTCCCCATTTGGAGCAAGGAGAGTTTCATGAAGAGATTGAAGATCTTTGTCAATCAGCGTTAATTGATGTGATTGTGATGGGGTCTGTGTCACGGGGAATAACGGATCGACTGTTAATTGGTAGCTCTGTAGAACGAATTATGGATTCGGTGGATGCCGATTTATTATTAATTAATGATAAGTAA
- the xthA gene encoding exodeoxyribonuclease III, giving the protein MKVISFNVNGIRARPHQIEQLIATHQPDIIGLQETKVDDPQFPVSSITDLGYHVEFFGQKSHYGVCLITKKPLISVQKGFLTDTEDDQKRMIIGQYESDQGNLVTVLNGYFPQGENINHEIKFPAKKRFYEDLQDHLTTHLSNDKHVIVMGDFNISPTDLDIGIGEVNRKRWLKTGKSSFQPIEREWFARLLSWGLEDSYRKIHPDRADRFSWFDYRSRMFELEPKRGLRIDTLLVTPSLLAACTDADIDYDIRAMEKPSDHAPVWAEFDI; this is encoded by the coding sequence ATGAAAGTAATCTCGTTTAACGTTAATGGCATCCGCGCCAGACCCCACCAAATAGAACAACTCATCGCTACCCATCAGCCTGATATTATTGGTTTACAAGAAACCAAGGTAGACGACCCTCAATTCCCTGTAAGCAGCATTACAGATTTGGGATATCACGTTGAGTTCTTTGGCCAAAAAAGCCACTACGGCGTGTGCCTCATCACCAAAAAGCCACTAATCAGTGTACAAAAGGGCTTTTTGACAGATACCGAGGATGATCAGAAACGCATGATTATCGGCCAATATGAAAGTGATCAAGGCAACCTGGTTACTGTGCTAAACGGCTATTTTCCGCAAGGTGAAAATATAAACCACGAAATCAAATTCCCTGCAAAGAAGCGTTTCTACGAGGATTTACAAGACCACCTCACCACTCATTTATCCAATGATAAACATGTGATTGTCATGGGAGACTTCAACATATCTCCAACCGATTTAGATATCGGCATTGGCGAGGTTAATCGTAAGAGGTGGTTGAAAACCGGCAAGTCGAGCTTCCAGCCTATTGAGCGTGAGTGGTTTGCCCGCCTGTTAAGCTGGGGACTGGAAGATAGCTACCGTAAAATTCACCCAGACCGCGCTGACCGCTTTAGCTGGTTTGATTACCGATCGCGTATGTTTGAGCTAGAACCTAAACGTGGACTACGTATCGATACGCTATTGGTTACGCCTTCGTTACTAGCGGCATGTACAGATGCCGACATAGACTATGATATACGAGCAATGGAAAAACCGTCCGATCATGCACCCGTGTGGGCAGAGTTCGATATTTAA